In Desulfosediminicola ganghwensis, a single window of DNA contains:
- a CDS encoding DUF1566 domain-containing protein has product MKYYGIFNGTSSRNRVLVVWLLLIVLLVSGCSMHAAGGDTLVLQQGDDTFLDQKHGLEWRLERSGYFKTAEDVEHYLQGLNKEEGEQWRLPTKQELFDLFSSFDLKLNGEVKIQLEGRYWLQDDGKDYVGSWQIGDQCGPSRSFYREKSGYVRAVRNMQ; this is encoded by the coding sequence ATGAAATATTACGGTATATTCAACGGAACCAGCAGCAGGAATAGAGTGTTGGTCGTATGGTTGCTACTGATCGTCCTGCTTGTCTCCGGTTGCTCAATGCATGCCGCAGGGGGTGATACTCTTGTGCTTCAGCAGGGTGATGATACCTTCCTTGACCAGAAGCATGGCTTGGAGTGGCGTCTGGAGCGGTCCGGCTACTTCAAAACAGCAGAGGATGTGGAGCATTATCTGCAAGGCTTAAACAAGGAGGAGGGCGAGCAGTGGCGCCTGCCGACAAAACAAGAGCTGTTTGATCTGTTCTCCAGCTTCGATTTGAAGTTAAACGGAGAAGTCAAAATACAGCTTGAGGGAAGATACTGGCTGCAAGATGATGGCAAAGATTATGTGGGATCCTGGCAAATCGGCGACCAGTGCGGCCCTTCACGCAGTTTTTATCGAGAGAAATCCGGCTATGTCCGGGCCGTTCGAAACATGCAGTAA
- a CDS encoding HD domain-containing phosphohydrolase, whose product MAEHKVRKTLSIRTTVFGVFLFMSCLIAGLTLGLQHYFSKDLAQTAAESSFHILAEMINERVKALDSQSVNLVGVLSHFYELENFPGPEQELRAIKLFAGAMENAPSIYAVYIGYDTGELFEIINLESSDNVRGVFGAAQHDRWLALRFSSVNGVRKKTTVYLDSAFSVRFEKTENTDYDPRVRPWFKDALATPGIIKTAPYLFSSLKSPGLTYATSIDGGQRVAAVDISLAGLSDFLQKQQLLPDSQAFMFDKHGEIIAQTSYSTDRAKSVHWSPIALDDEEQAFLSSYPVIKASNEMNWPPFDFALSGKPKGYSVDLLNLLADKAGFRVEYVNGYSWEELVALFKDGKLDLLHSLLKNPEREKMGVFTSQYMPMPQAFVVRKDTPIPSSLAELAGKTVAIPKGWATDTYLAENHPEVKRLHVANSIEAMRAVSSKEAYATLDSEPVVRYLANSYFLKNLEIGGRPEELEALGESAGQGLHFLVRPEKELLAGILEKAMASLANSDLEKLDAKWFGTGKDQDEKDEVRKTVPHPVLLELASEFGTAGGLRVIEIKGHEYFCYVAQIESVYGSSEFLGLLVPVQKAMAPYLEKIRFSLIMTLILLLLLTPLVWYCSTIIVRPINALVVESDKVKQRRYMEVAMVESNIKEIRGLSRSMVTMASAIQAYEVSLRELMDSFIRLIAVAIDQKSPYTGGHCARVPELSLMLAKAASESTTGGFAGFSLETDDEWREFRTAAWLHDCGKVITPEHIVDKATKLESIYNRIHEVRMRFEVLLRDAEIGYWRELAQGEDIDEAALREKLAARQQELKNDFRFIAECNLGGEFMAQEKVERVHQIAKQTWVRHFSDRLGLGRLELDRFPTKEPTLPCEEPLLADRPEHIVEHPKQKGIGGSSSDFAMQPLKHLYNLGEIYNLCVSKGTLTAEDRYKINEHIITTINMLETLPFPENMTRIPEYAGTHHETLNGTGYPRKLSADQISIPGRIVAIADVFEALTASDRPYKKAKSLREAIEIMTTMAKNNHLDGNLFRLFLESGIYLTYARTFLDPEQIDEVDIEAYLGTKKF is encoded by the coding sequence ATGGCTGAGCATAAAGTTCGGAAAACCCTATCCATCCGTACCACCGTGTTTGGTGTCTTCCTCTTTATGTCATGCCTGATAGCGGGGCTGACTCTTGGGTTACAGCACTATTTCAGTAAAGACCTCGCCCAGACAGCTGCTGAGTCATCCTTTCACATCTTGGCCGAGATGATTAACGAAAGGGTAAAAGCCCTCGACAGCCAAAGTGTCAATCTGGTTGGAGTCCTCAGTCATTTTTACGAGCTCGAGAATTTTCCCGGGCCGGAACAGGAGCTCCGTGCAATCAAGCTTTTTGCCGGCGCAATGGAAAACGCACCGAGTATCTATGCGGTGTATATAGGATACGATACCGGGGAATTATTCGAGATTATCAACCTTGAGAGCAGCGACAATGTCCGGGGTGTGTTCGGCGCCGCCCAGCACGACAGATGGCTTGCTCTCAGGTTCTCGTCAGTTAATGGAGTTCGTAAAAAAACAACGGTCTATCTTGATTCAGCATTTTCAGTCCGCTTCGAGAAAACTGAAAACACCGATTATGATCCCAGGGTACGACCATGGTTTAAAGATGCCCTCGCAACGCCTGGCATTATCAAGACAGCGCCCTATCTCTTCTCAAGCCTCAAATCTCCAGGGCTCACCTATGCAACCAGCATTGACGGAGGTCAGCGGGTCGCCGCTGTGGATATTTCCCTCGCAGGCCTGTCCGACTTTCTTCAGAAGCAGCAACTGCTACCTGACAGCCAGGCCTTCATGTTTGACAAACATGGGGAGATTATCGCCCAGACATCATACTCGACAGATCGTGCCAAAAGCGTCCACTGGTCTCCCATTGCCCTCGATGACGAAGAGCAGGCGTTTCTCTCTTCGTATCCTGTAATAAAAGCTTCCAACGAGATGAACTGGCCCCCCTTTGACTTTGCCCTCAGCGGCAAGCCCAAGGGCTACTCCGTCGATTTGCTGAACCTGCTGGCCGACAAAGCCGGTTTCCGGGTCGAATATGTGAACGGCTATTCCTGGGAAGAACTGGTCGCCCTGTTTAAGGATGGTAAGCTCGACCTTCTGCACTCCCTGTTAAAAAATCCAGAACGTGAAAAGATGGGTGTATTCACCAGCCAATACATGCCCATGCCCCAGGCCTTTGTGGTAAGGAAAGATACCCCGATTCCCTCTTCCCTGGCAGAGCTGGCCGGCAAAACCGTCGCCATTCCCAAAGGGTGGGCCACTGACACCTATCTGGCAGAAAATCATCCGGAGGTGAAGCGTCTCCATGTTGCAAACAGTATTGAGGCCATGCGGGCAGTCTCCTCGAAAGAGGCCTATGCAACCCTGGACAGCGAACCGGTGGTTCGATACCTGGCCAATTCCTATTTCCTGAAAAACCTGGAAATAGGAGGTCGCCCCGAAGAACTCGAAGCTCTCGGAGAATCTGCCGGGCAGGGACTCCATTTTCTTGTTCGACCCGAGAAAGAACTTCTGGCGGGGATTCTTGAAAAGGCCATGGCTTCACTGGCCAACAGCGATCTCGAAAAGCTGGATGCTAAATGGTTCGGAACCGGCAAGGACCAGGATGAAAAGGATGAGGTCCGCAAGACCGTACCACATCCTGTGCTGCTCGAACTCGCCTCAGAGTTTGGGACTGCAGGGGGACTGCGGGTTATCGAAATCAAGGGCCATGAATATTTTTGTTACGTTGCACAGATCGAATCGGTCTACGGATCAAGTGAGTTTCTGGGATTGCTGGTACCGGTACAGAAAGCCATGGCACCGTATCTGGAGAAGATCCGGTTTTCACTCATTATGACCCTGATTCTGCTCCTGCTGTTGACCCCCTTAGTCTGGTACTGTTCCACCATCATCGTACGGCCGATAAATGCCCTGGTAGTTGAGAGTGACAAGGTAAAACAGCGCCGCTACATGGAAGTGGCCATGGTGGAAAGCAATATTAAAGAGATTCGTGGGTTGTCGCGCTCCATGGTCACCATGGCCTCCGCCATACAGGCTTATGAAGTATCGCTGCGGGAACTTATGGATTCCTTCATCAGGCTGATCGCTGTCGCCATCGATCAGAAATCACCCTATACCGGCGGACACTGTGCCCGTGTGCCGGAACTGTCTCTCATGCTGGCAAAAGCAGCCAGTGAGTCAACAACAGGGGGCTTTGCCGGATTTTCCCTGGAAACAGACGACGAGTGGCGAGAGTTCCGGACCGCAGCCTGGCTACACGACTGCGGCAAAGTCATCACTCCTGAACACATTGTCGACAAAGCCACTAAGCTGGAATCTATTTATAACCGAATCCATGAAGTTCGAATGCGCTTTGAGGTCCTTCTGCGGGATGCCGAAATCGGGTATTGGAGGGAGTTGGCACAAGGAGAAGACATTGACGAAGCAGCACTTCGAGAAAAGCTCGCCGCAAGGCAGCAAGAACTTAAAAACGATTTTCGCTTTATAGCCGAGTGCAACCTTGGCGGAGAGTTCATGGCTCAGGAAAAGGTTGAAAGGGTCCATCAAATTGCCAAACAGACCTGGGTACGGCATTTCAGCGACCGGCTCGGCCTTGGTCGGCTCGAACTTGACCGTTTCCCAACCAAGGAGCCAACACTGCCATGCGAGGAACCTCTTCTGGCCGACCGGCCTGAGCATATTGTCGAGCATCCTAAGCAAAAAGGAATAGGCGGCTCATCATCGGATTTTGCCATGCAACCGCTCAAGCATCTGTATAATCTCGGCGAAATTTACAACCTCTGCGTCTCAAAAGGTACCCTCACCGCAGAAGACCGGTATAAGATCAACGAACATATCATCACCACCATCAACATGCTTGAGACCCTTCCCTTCCCCGAAAATATGACAAGAATCCCGGAATATGCCGGAACGCACCACGAGACCCTCAATGGCACCGGCTACCCCCGCAAACTCAGTGCAGACCAGATCTCAATCCCTGGTAGAATCGTTGCCATAGCAGATGTCTTCGAGGCTTTAACCGCCTCCGATCGTCCCTATAAAAAAGCAAAATCCCTGAGAGAGGCGATAGAAATCATGACCACAATGGCGAAAAACAACCATCTGGATGGCAACTTGTTCAGGCTATTTCTTGAAAGCGGCATCTACCTCACATATGCACGAACATTTTTGGACCCGGAACAGATTGATGAAGTTGATATTGAAGCGTATCTGGGAACTAAAAAGTTTTGA
- a CDS encoding FIST N-terminal domain-containing protein: MFKAITAHSIKSNGPEIVDDLVRDSNEKLGVYRPSAGVLYASAPHDTEALKGILTGLTEAFPGMEIVGGTVVGGFTDDSGFTQEGYWLCLMVSDSVTLTAGCLPNISSVIQSNDFTEAFRASLAKDPGYQDAQACLFFSPYNHFDGEKFIDHVQEVLPENCLVFGGMAADYWDEQNLANFSKITPPAEKSLLFFAKDGVIHLEDDTVVYLLFQGEIEVQSGVSYGWSDVGMLFPACGNEFTLTEIDGKNPHTFLQEFQHPLVLEE; this comes from the coding sequence ATGTTCAAAGCCATTACCGCACACAGCATCAAAAGCAATGGGCCCGAAATTGTTGACGATCTGGTCAGGGACTCAAATGAAAAGCTGGGAGTGTACAGACCGTCTGCCGGAGTGCTCTATGCCTCGGCACCCCATGATACGGAAGCACTCAAAGGTATTCTTACAGGCCTAACGGAGGCTTTCCCTGGAATGGAAATTGTTGGGGGAACCGTCGTGGGCGGATTTACGGATGACAGTGGCTTTACCCAGGAGGGCTATTGGCTGTGTCTAATGGTAAGCGACTCGGTAACCTTGACTGCAGGCTGTCTGCCAAACATCTCATCCGTAATTCAGTCAAACGACTTTACCGAAGCCTTTCGCGCCAGTCTTGCAAAGGATCCTGGCTACCAAGATGCTCAAGCCTGTCTTTTTTTTTCGCCATACAATCACTTTGATGGGGAGAAATTCATTGATCACGTCCAGGAAGTGCTGCCGGAGAATTGCCTGGTCTTCGGCGGCATGGCCGCCGACTACTGGGACGAGCAGAACCTTGCCAACTTCTCAAAAATCACCCCGCCCGCAGAGAAATCGCTACTCTTTTTTGCCAAAGATGGCGTCATCCATCTTGAGGATGATACCGTCGTGTACCTCCTGTTCCAGGGAGAGATCGAAGTACAGTCCGGTGTCTCCTATGGTTGGTCAGATGTAGGTATGCTCTTCCCGGCCTGCGGTAACGAGTTTACCCTCACGGAAATTGACGGCAAAAATCCGCACACCTTTCTCCAAGAGTTTCAGCACCCCCTCGTTTTGGAGGAATAA
- the sbtA gene encoding SbtA family thio(seleno)oxazole RiPP natural product precursor, with the protein MKKDLKKLLAGLGVAGLIGAGGVTLPGHVAGSGUGGSSGTGGADAEKPAGTSGUSGQTEGAVSAEEKTEETVEEGKQAAEDMEKEGEEKVEEGSEEVLPKKTGSSGUSGUYNVRSYGYRKGLYTGNADISESGIGISLCHLRRHYKSLNSM; encoded by the coding sequence ATGAAAAAGGACTTGAAAAAGTTGCTAGCAGGTCTTGGGGTGGCGGGTCTGATCGGCGCAGGCGGGGTAACCCTGCCGGGACATGTTGCCGGCAGTGGTTGAGGCGGTTCCAGCGGCACAGGTGGTGCCGATGCAGAAAAGCCTGCAGGGACCAGTGGCTGAAGCGGTCAGACTGAAGGCGCCGTGAGCGCTGAAGAAAAGACCGAAGAAACGGTTGAAGAGGGTAAGCAGGCAGCAGAAGACATGGAGAAAGAGGGTGAGGAAAAAGTAGAAGAGGGTAGTGAAGAGGTTCTGCCCAAGAAAACCGGATCGAGTGGTTGAAGCGGCTGATACAACGTACGGTCGTACGGTTATCGTAAGGGATTGTATACGGGGAATGCCGATATTTCAGAGAGTGGTATCGGCATTTCTCTTTGTCATCTGAGACGTCATTATAAAAGCCTGAATTCAATGTGA
- a CDS encoding MBL fold metallo-hydrolase: protein MLFAKQHTFGPIKGFEVGIAPAGKLIKSVYVYQIDSFLIDTGPHHLRKKIGLMINSSAVASILLTHHHEDHSGNAAFLKSRTGAPVYLHPYGAAKVLKGFNILPYQHILFGKAQRFQAEFCPEVVEGEKITLKALHTPGHSKDHTVFHVEEEGWLFSGDLFVGEKIQFFRVDEKIDQQIASLRKIADLDFDTLFCGHRPKMKNGPKLIRRKIDYLESFQEQVTGFYQKGLEEKEIIQQLRDKNDLPVRLFTMGNASFGHMVRSSLNTIPDYRQTR from the coding sequence ATGCTCTTTGCAAAACAACACACTTTCGGCCCCATAAAAGGTTTTGAAGTGGGCATTGCCCCGGCGGGAAAGTTGATAAAGTCCGTATATGTTTATCAAATTGACTCATTCCTCATTGATACCGGTCCCCATCATCTGCGAAAGAAAATCGGATTGATGATTAACAGCAGTGCTGTCGCCTCCATCCTGTTGACCCATCACCACGAGGATCACAGCGGCAACGCCGCCTTCCTGAAAAGCCGGACCGGGGCTCCTGTCTACCTGCACCCGTACGGGGCGGCAAAGGTGTTGAAGGGCTTCAATATTCTGCCGTACCAGCATATCCTTTTTGGCAAGGCTCAGCGCTTTCAGGCAGAGTTTTGCCCGGAGGTCGTAGAAGGTGAAAAAATAACCCTTAAAGCACTGCACACACCGGGTCATAGTAAGGATCATACTGTTTTTCATGTGGAAGAGGAGGGATGGCTCTTTTCTGGCGATCTCTTTGTCGGTGAAAAAATCCAGTTTTTCAGGGTTGATGAAAAAATTGACCAGCAGATTGCATCGTTACGAAAAATAGCAGACCTGGATTTCGACACACTCTTTTGTGGCCATCGCCCGAAAATGAAAAACGGCCCTAAGCTCATAAGGCGAAAAATCGATTATCTCGAAAGCTTTCAGGAGCAAGTCACTGGATTCTATCAAAAGGGGCTTGAAGAAAAAGAGATTATACAGCAGCTACGCGATAAAAATGATCTGCCGGTCAGGCTTTTCACTATGGGCAATGCCAGTTTCGGGCATATGGTCAGGTCATCTCTGAATACAATACCTGACTACCGGCAGACTCGCTAA
- a CDS encoding TetR/AcrR family transcriptional regulator yields MSGKTQERRGLILSTALRLFFERGYFNTSVHDIQKEAGVSIGSIYHHFGNKESIAKELFQEIETSMTRVLTEIMEIHETAHDRCRSVVQYLFDETETNRAEMHYMLYAKHQEFMPGEKPVCSSRPFTLMKQMVIEGIDAGHIRPVDPNVAAVTLFGGAIRLIFLRLDGVLERPLPDYLEECWECAWRGVAK; encoded by the coding sequence ATGTCAGGCAAAACACAGGAGCGGCGGGGATTGATACTGTCAACCGCTTTGAGGCTATTTTTTGAGCGGGGATATTTCAATACTTCCGTTCATGATATCCAAAAAGAGGCCGGAGTCAGTATCGGTTCTATCTACCATCATTTTGGAAATAAAGAGTCAATCGCCAAAGAGTTGTTTCAGGAAATTGAAACAAGCATGACGAGGGTTCTTACTGAGATTATGGAGATTCATGAAACCGCTCACGACCGTTGCAGGAGTGTGGTGCAGTATCTCTTTGACGAGACAGAAACGAACAGGGCTGAAATGCATTACATGTTGTACGCAAAACACCAGGAGTTTATGCCTGGGGAAAAACCAGTCTGTTCGTCCCGTCCCTTTACCCTGATGAAACAGATGGTGATTGAAGGAATTGACGCGGGACATATCAGACCGGTCGACCCGAACGTGGCTGCAGTGACCCTTTTTGGTGGGGCCATTCGTCTGATCTTCTTGCGTTTGGATGGTGTCCTCGAAAGACCGCTTCCCGACTATCTGGAAGAATGTTGGGAGTGTGCCTGGAGGGGTGTGGCAAAGTAG
- a CDS encoding DsrE family protein → MKCIRAFNVFIASCVLMFLVNGVAVAGDVNDQDALSGLTETKTLFDINVSEASKLALYLDVINMTYDDLLRQGRTADFVIAFRGASVRLVTTENWSFSDQDQELLKKSAQLLAELQKRGVKIEACAIAINLFKVEADTLLDGVKVVGNTFVSLTGYQNKGYALVPIQ, encoded by the coding sequence ATGAAATGTATTAGAGCTTTCAACGTATTTATAGCATCTTGCGTGTTGATGTTTTTAGTGAACGGAGTTGCGGTGGCAGGTGACGTGAACGATCAGGATGCCTTGAGCGGCCTGACGGAAACTAAAACTCTCTTTGATATCAATGTCAGCGAAGCTTCCAAGCTCGCCTTATACCTTGATGTCATCAATATGACCTACGATGATCTGCTCAGGCAGGGCAGGACCGCTGATTTTGTTATAGCATTTCGGGGGGCCTCTGTCCGTTTGGTTACCACTGAAAACTGGTCGTTTTCGGATCAGGATCAGGAACTGTTGAAAAAATCGGCTCAGCTCCTGGCTGAATTGCAAAAGAGGGGAGTGAAGATTGAAGCGTGTGCCATCGCTATCAACCTGTTCAAGGTTGAAGCGGATACTCTGCTGGATGGGGTAAAGGTTGTAGGGAACACGTTCGTTTCCCTGACCGGTTACCAGAATAAAGGTTATGCGCTGGTACCGATTCAGTGA